The Dermacentor variabilis isolate Ectoservices chromosome 4, ASM5094787v1, whole genome shotgun sequence genome contains the following window.
GTACATTCAGTTTTCTTTATCctagatagttttttttttttacaagcttaGCCAATTTCAGGGAAATGTCTTTGGCATATAGCAGCACCGAAAATAACTATACTTCGATTCAAGCATAGTTTTCGCGGGGGGCATGAAACCTACATGCTGCTTTAGTGACTGAACTCGACAGATGAGTAACGTGATCTCCGCAAGCATTGAGTCCGCGGAACCGAATATTAGCGCAATAGATTTATGCAACAGACAACAGTCTGTCTTCTCATCGACAAAAACTTACGACTGACGAACCCCtactctagagagagagagagagagagagagagagagagagagagagagagagagagagagagagataaaggcaaaggaaagacagggaggtcaaccagagatTGTGTCCAGTTGGCTATCCTGTACAGGGGGAGGGGCAAAGGTATGCGATAGGggaaggagagaaaaaagaattaaaaaaaaaacgagaagaaaaaacacACAGCACCTACTCTGGAACGCACAAGTGGTTTATACATTGAtcatatatcatgagaagccggcaaacaaagacaccaaggaaaacaggggaaattacttgtacttactaattgaattaaataaatgataaattaattgcaatgaaagtgcatgaaaaaacaacttcttCGGTTAGAGcatcgcgtgcgatgctttacgcgtgcgatgctctaaccgaagacgtgcgaagacgtgggatcgttccccacctgcggcaagttgttttttcatccacttccattgcaattaatttatcatttatttaattcaattagtaagtacaagtaatttcccctgttttccttggtgtctttgtttgttggcttctcttgatatgattaataacaaaaatcgggtccctcgttaaccacctttcttctcgtatatacaTTAATATGTTCTTTGTCAACTCACGTACTAAGAATTGTAAATAAACGGTAACATTTGCTGCTTGGTGATTTAAAATGATAGTTTACGGCACTCTTACAGATTCCCGACCTCGGCATTATCCCCGTATGTTTCTTTCATGTCCACAACGTTGTGTTGATGTATTGTGCATGAAAAACATGGGCTGTTAACACAGCACATTTGCTTACATATAAATATGAACATATGTTAGCACAGATTAATAGAGCGATGATACTTCGTCTATACAAGAATTGATTCAACTAAAGATAATCGTCTTTCTTTATAAACAGATTCGTATTGAGCTGGGCTCTTCCAACAGCCGTTTCGTGAAGTATACTGGTTGTAATACAAGGCTCTAATTGGTTACGCCTACGCTTATAGCTCCTCACTACGGCACGGTACTATTTACATATGTCGCAGCAGTATATTTATTggtggtttttctttttcgtacacTTTATCACAGCAAATAAAATCAGCCGAAGCCCGAAGGTTTAAATGTTTATTTGGATCGTACGATAATTAGCACCCTGCGTATGAACGTTTGAATAAATGTGATTCATTTATGTGAACATCCCTttttattagaaatgtttttagTGAGTCTTTGTGCTGCAGAATCTAGCTGCTGTGCTGGTTGCTTGAACCTTTGTAGTGTGTATTCACACAATACTTGCACTGGCTAACCTGCCTGTGTTTCcctcctttatttttctctctctctctctcttgtagtgTATAATGTCTCGTACGTGTCTCGTTATGTCAGAGGTGCTGTAAGTTCGTTTCGTTTCATATATACGCCATTCGTTTTGCATACGCGCCATTCATTCTCTATATACGCCATTCGTTTTGTATACAAGCCATTTGTTTTGCATATACGCCATTCGTTTTGTATATACGCCATTCATTTTGCGTATACGCCATTCATTTTGCATATACGCCATTCGTTTTGTATATGTGCCATGCTGTGTGCGCCGCAGGCGCCCAGTACCCTTGTCAGACATTGTTGTCTTTGTCGAGTCGTGGAGCTCGTCCTGTACATTTCAAAGTGCTGAACTGAAATGAGTAGCGCCGATGTTTGTATCATTGATTAAGAAGTCTTACGTTTTAATAAAGTAACCCTTTGTTGTGGAAGTGCGGAACTCGTATAGCTCCGCACCATCCCAACGAAAGGGGCACCTATAAGTTCGCATCGTTTCGCAACTCGCCTGCACAAGGCTAGACAAGCTCATCCGCACTCTACTCAAAACGATAAACAAAAAGTCTCGCAATCGGAAAGCGAATGGAAGCTGCTCGCGTGCGAGTACACGCGTCTCACGTTGAAGACACAAGGCGAGTTTACCGGCACAGTTCTAATGCAAGTCGCGCCGCGGTGCAGTTACACAGTCGCCAGCGAATAACGATCAAGATCTTTACATTTTACGGTCTTTACGTTTCACATCCAACACGATTTGGTACAAAGATCGAGAGGTGAGAGAGAAGGAGTGGTTAGTTCGTATGCGAGTCGTTTCTCTCTTCTGATAAGTTGCATCCGGAGAGCAACTGAACGGGAACGGATCCGTCAATGGAGAAGGCAAAGGAATCTGATAGGCATTGGCAAAAGGAAATAGCTTACGCATATTTCTTTTTCGCGTGGTCTCCAAGTGGAAAATAGCTGAATTAATTAGCTTATTAATGTAGCGGACGGTTCAGAGAGacagatgaagaggaaaggcaggcggACGGCTTAGTGTGTCAATGTGTCAGTaagcggttatatatatataggtgatctTCGGCTGTAGATGTAGCGAATTGGAGGCGGACTTAGCAAATTTAGAATTAGTTTTAGGAAATAAAAACCTTGCTATTAGGAAATGAAAGCTTTGTTATCGGTAATATATATGATCTTAGCCGATTTGAGTGTATATCATATTATTCTTAGTGGTGTATAATATGTGAGCATAAGTACTCCTAGCGGATCTATAGAGAAGCTGGAGTGTTCTAGATAACTTAATATATAGCCGAGAGAAGTCGATAACATTCCACATATATGATCCTCGGACAGAGAGAGCTGAGGCACCTGAAATCAGTGTCTCctagacaaaagaaaagaaaagttttGAATCACAGTGTCATGACATGAAGCTTATGCGGACCGATTTTTATATCGCAACACTCGCGATGTGACGATGCCCGATTGCTGTAACGAAGACCTCTCCTCGCTGAATGGCACCTCCATTTCATGAAGTGGATGCGCTTCATGGACTAAAAGGACCATGACAGTGCGACTCCGTGTTTCAAAGTTTTGTGCATCACGGAAATATGTCGGGTGACGAAGTCTTTGGCGGCACAGAAGGGGCGTGGTATTCAACGCAAGCGCGACTGGTTTCTCGGCGACCACAGGCTGTAGCACATATTTGAGAACACACAGTCGTCATGTCATATATCAGCTTGTGAAATGCAAGCATTCTGTCTAATATACTTTTGGGCTCGCTTCAACAGTGCTTGTACGTCATCTGAAATCACTCGCATCAAGATGACAGCCTGGCACTACACGCAGAGTGGAAAAGCATGCTTACTCATCGTACTTGTCAACGGCCACAGAGATTCGGAGATTGCAGCATTTACAAATGTCGCAGGCGGCTTTGCAGCGCCCTGCCATGCACACCAAGTTGCCATCTTTTGCCACCGTCGTGGGTGTTGTCAACAGTGAGGGTTATACGCCATGCTACCCCATTACTTGCTTCAAAGCCTCAGAGTCAGCGCTGTTGCACTGAAGCACTGGAGATGGTGGTAAAGCCTTACATTAAGCAACTCCCACACAGGGATCTCAGGACGCATATCCGTCATCTTTTCCGCGTCCACGATCGTCACTTGGCGTTCTTTCCATCGCAGAGGTCGTGTGCAACGTCTTATGAAGTTATAATAACCCATACAGATTGTCTTCCATTAGGATATATACCAGCAGCAAGGTCTTCATTACCCTTGTGGTGTCTCCAACAACCTCAGGTGCGCCTAAGTATTCCGGGTGTAAGGAAGAAGGCCAATGACCCAACAACAGCTCCGAAACAGATGACGCTGTTATTAATCAATGAGACACATGGGGACGAATACACATCTATACAGACGGTTCGGTCTCAGCTACCAGATCTTCAGACGacgttgtcattccggctacgaaaactACAATCAAATTCAATCTgtcccacatgacaacatcgacggcGGCCGAGCTTGCAGCCCTGCGTGTCGCTGTCAAATAcctcctgcaagagacacctcagaaGTGGGCAATCTTTTGCGGCTCTTAAGCTGCACTTCAGAGTGCATTTTGCACTATGCCACAGGgctcatgagcagctgacatatgaaatGAGAGAAGACCACCATCAAGATATCACTGAATGGCATGAAATTACATCCCAGTgcatggctacctggacataccaacattgctggtaatgacctcgccgacgaagatGCCCGATCTGCCCACCTGgaagcccgaccagttccaatctCTTTATgcagaaccgacgctgcaagaaaccttcatatcgtggctaaagctatggcacacaaatactggtcttctcccaacctcccgaagCGCCATGTTCATAGATTTGACACATAcataaagctacaagtgccatcaaaagtttcccgctctgaggcgacagtattgcgccgcctctggctcggggtggaaTTTACGAACGCGTACTCGTTACGCGTTGGAATGGAGGATaggcccatgtgcgactcttgtggaactatAGAAACAATCGAACACACCCTTTCTCTCTGTCCCCAGTatgacgtcgagcgtgaagctctccgggCAGCACTGAATCGGCTGGACTCTagaccgccttctgaaatgaaAATCCTTGGAACCATGGcagtacgcgtcgatggcacagaaagccacgaaagcgttgttgcagcacctcaagtcgacaggttcTGGCGACTGTGTGTAGACGAGGTGCGAACATTCAAATGTgtgcgaaactgtgctctctctctttctcatcatCCCCATACCCTTTccgcagtgcagggtagcaaaccagacgtgcatctggttatcctccctgcctttccttttcctctcttctctctctctctctctctctctctttggtgtCACACTGTACTGGTATTTAACTGTTTGCTCATCCTCATCCAGTATATATACACGTCCTTTCTAATAAAACTTGTTGTTAGTTTGCATCCATTGTTGTCCATCTTgtcctgtcgttttgcgctattCCCAAGTATTACAAAGAAATAATTCCTGGGTTCTTAGGGACCAGACCAATACCAAGATATGATTCTGAGGctcgccgtagttggggactccagatttattttgaccacctgtggttttttaacgtgcacccaatgaaggcttttttttttatgcccccatcgaaatgcggccgccgcggccgataTTTGATCACGCACCCTTGAGCTTAGCactgcaacgccaaagccactacgccacttGGGTGAGTCCAAGTATTCTCGTAATGTATATCAACAAGCTGTGGTGGGGGTGGTGAGGtgcagcaacaggcgggtttagcctggcgatcaaggccggcaattgctccgcccgagcgtgtATTATAAAATCACTGTGGTATTTCACCACCTCTCCATCAGTCCAGTGCTCTCTTAAGAAtccgataaggagacgtgaagtttctttgcgggctataactggtCCTTAGGGGAGCACAAGATGTTGCAGGCACGTATTTGGAATGTCCTTTTGTTGCAGACTTTTCAGGAGAGCGTCCCATTCGTCCCGGAATTTTGGGCacgaccacagaaagtgttcaatgtctcctgtctcacCGCATGTCGTACACTTCGGAGAAGAGATGAACAAGCTCAATTGTCAACCCTTGTGCATGTGTGAGGCTTTTTTCTAGGGTCCTGTAAGGAGCGGTTTTGAGCTTCCATGCTGAGGATCTATAGGCGAAGTATAGGGTGATGGGGATGCTTTGGAAGATGGGAGGAGCTCTagctttttactttctttttctctgaaaGATTATAAATCGAGTATTGCAGTTCTTCACCAACTGTAATATGCGAAACGTAATATTACAAAATAAGCTATCAGGAAAATATTTCAGAGGAATTCGGGGAGGCTGATGAAATGCCGAAGTGCGACTTCAAGCCATCGCCTTCTTGGTGAAGACATTGTTATGCTCTGTTAGACATTGCTATAGATGAACTTTACTTTGCACTTTCTGTCTGTCACGATAACACGTGTGGTTGTTTTGAAACTTTTGAAATGTATTGTTTGCATCATTGACAAGCTTATTTCAATTAGCTTTCATAGTTTATCTTGCAAAGAAGCTCGTCAGCAGCATTTCGAATACAGTTGCATCAATCGTAGAGGACGCTGACGCTTTTTGACTGTCATCGCTGTTCACCTCTATGGTTAGACCAGGCTTTTTGGTTTCGCACGGGTCAAGGAAAAGGGGTATAGAGGCTGCGGGAGGAGGAAGATTAGCCATCGCTGGAAACTTGAAGGCATGAGCTGGGAATTATGTAAGGTAACTTGTGAGGTGCGTTGGAATCTTAGGAATTCGAATGAGTACACCTAAGTTCAGCATATATTTAGAAGTGCGCGTTGCTACTGACGAGTCCACACTGAGCCCGAGAAGTAACAAGTTGGCCAGCAAGCACGTCCCGCGACGCTCGAAAGTTTTGCGGTTCTTGCACTTTGGGGAGAAGTAAAAACCCGAAACTAACGCGCTCTGGAAGCTGCGGACAAGTAGCCGTCGCAACCGACTTGTTGCGCGCAAACGCCGCTAATCGGCGAATCGCCACACGTCTGGAGTCTAAACCCTGCCGCACAGAATACCGTTGCCCAAATACTATATATCCGCTCTCTGTGCCTCGCTGGCCGAACTGTTCGATGAAACCCCGTAAAATCACTCCCGATCCCGAGGCTGCACCGTTCTAATCCGTCACCGCGCACGGCGACCGAAACCGGGTTTTTACCCCCGCAGGGCGCGGTCGACATTTTCTCAGTGGAAACGAAGTCCGCGCACGTCCTACCTCCCCTCGCCACGCGCGTGCTCTCCCGAGCTACACAAGTCGGGCGCGCTTGGCGGCTGGCCTGCTGGTACAACAGAGGTTGCCCAACGCATTCAGCGTGGCGAGTGCACTACTTGAATGAGCGCGACAGCCTCGGGGGCGTCGTGGTCTTCTCTCGGCGCAGCCCCTTCAGCGAGGATGCTCGGCCTCACCAGCCtgaacggcggcggcggcacggCGGGTGGCGAGGCTGGCCTGCGGTGGGGTTTGGCCGAGAAAGGAGgaagggggggaggaggaggaggctgtTCTGCGGGTGGAACCACCACACCGCTGCTGCCCTGCTGTCGGCGCGACGCCTCGGGTCCCGGCGCGGAAGGAGCAGTTCCGGCCCGCGCAGCCAGCAGCGTCGTCACTGAAGCCGTCGATTCCGTTGGCGTCGGCCGCAGCGACTGTGAGATGCATCGGTGCGAGAGCGTCGGACGACTGGACTTGGCCGCAGCGGGCAGCCTGCCGCCCTCCAAGTCCCTGCTTCTCTACCTGGTCAGGTGAGACGAGAGAGGGAGAACGAGAGGCGATGCTGCAGTAGAAGTAGAAAAACGGAGCCGCTTTTGGCGGAAGTACTTTGCAGTACAGTGTGGGGGACAGTGTACGGGTAGCCCTTATGCGGACGGTACTTCCGCGAATCGAAGTGGAGCCTGTCAAGCTAGCGCTTCCGCGCAGCGCCGATGTTGGTATTTCTCTTGCGATACAAACGTGGCTTCAGTTTACCTTGTGTCATCAGGTATGACATACAATATATGCACTTccagaagaaagagagaaaatagtATTTAAGAAACTAGCTCAGTAGCGGAAGTTTTTGTAAGAAAATTATTTTCCTGCTTCGCTCGCATGGTGGGAAGTCAGCCCGGGAGCTTGACATCAGCTTATATGCAGTTAAAGCTTTCTTTTACGCCACGAATCGCTTTGATGTCACTATTTCGCTGCGTTGCAGGGGCATGCATACACACATTTATGCTAGACGAGCTTCTCGAAGATCACGCCATCTTATAACTTCAGAGGATGCTTCTAAGCTGCGAACAGGTTGCCAATGAGAAGGTTGGCCAATAAGACCCATCGCATTGAAGT
Protein-coding sequences here:
- the LOC142578262 gene encoding uncharacterized protein LOC142578262; the protein is MLGLTSLNGGGGTAGGEAGLRWGLAEKGGRGGGGGGCSAGGTTTPLLPCCRRDASGPGAEGAVPARAASSVVTEAVDSVGVGRSDCEMHRCESVGRLDLAAAGSLPPSKSLLLYLVR